The genomic region GCTGCGCGCCATCGCCGCGGCCGAGGGCGTCGAAGAGCCGCCGCACGTCATCCACGGCAAGCTGGTCGAAGAGCTGTGGGAGCACTTCGTCAAGGGCGGCCTGACGCGCCCGACCTTCGTGATGGACTTCCCGCTGGACACCAGCCCGCTCGTGCGCGAGCACCGCTCGATCCCGGGCGTCGTCGAGAAGTGGGACCTCTACGTCCGCGGCTTCGAACTGGCCACCGGCTACTCCGAGCTGGTCGACCCGGTCATCCAGCGCGAGCGCTTCGTCGAGCAGGCGAAGCTCGCCGCCCGCGGCGACGTCGAGGCCATGCGCATCGATGAGGAGTTCCTGCGGGCCCTCGAGCACGGCATGCCGCCGACGGGCGGCATGGGCATGGGGATCGACCGACTGCTGATGGCGATCACGGGCCTGGGCATCCGCGAGACGATCCTCTTCCCGCTCGTCAAGTAGGCGGGCGGATGCGCGTCCGGCGGGAAGAATTCCTGCACCGGGACCGGGAAATCCAGAATTTACCTCTCGTTCGGATCGAATCCTCCGCAAGGGGGGCGGGGTCCGATAGCGTCGGCCCGAGCCACTACCGAGGAGTGTTCGTGCCCGTGAAACGCCGTGCCACCGCAGTCGCCGCAGCCGCCATCGTCTCGATCGGACTCATCGGCGCCCCACCAGCCCACGCGGCCACCGGGGATCCGGTCCTCATCAACGAAGCCCTGATGAGCACGACGGGGTCGGACGTCGAGTATCTCGAGCTGTACGGCACGCCGGGCGCGTCGCTCGCGGGACTGAGCATCCTGGTGGTCGAGGGCAACGCGGGCACCTCGCAGGGTGAGATCGATCGTCGGCTCGATCTTCCCTCGGACGCGGTCCTCGGCGACAACGGCTACTACCTGCTCGGCAACGCCAGCGTGGCGGCCCAGTACGGCGTCACGCCCGATCTCGGTCTGGCCGGAGACTTCTTCGAGAACAGCAGCTCGACCGTCGCGCTCGTCGAGACGACCTCCCTCGGCGGCAAGGACGTCGGCGACTCGGTCGTCGGGGACGCGGCGATCGTCGTCCGCGACGGCTTCGCGAGCGTCGACGCCACTGCCAGCACGACGTACTTCGGTGTTCCCGTCCTCGGGCCGGATGGGGGCTTCTTCCCCGCCGGGTGGGGGCGGACGACGGCCGGCGTCGACACCGACACCGCCGGCGACTGGACGCTGCTGAACTTCACCCTGGGATCCCCGAACGACCCGACCGCGGGGACGTTCGCGGCTCCGGCCTCGCCGCTCGTCATCAACGCGGCGCTCGTCTCGACCGTCGGCAGCGACCCCGAGTACATCGAGCTGTTCGGCGAGCCCGGCACGAGCCTCGACGGTCTCGCCGTGGTCGGCATCGAGAGCGATGCGGGCGCGAGCAACGGGATCATCGACCACTACTACCCGTTCCCCTCGTACGCGAAGATCGGCGAGAACGGCTTCTACCTGCTCGGCAACGACCTCGTCGGCGGCACGTTCGGCATCCTGCCGAACCAGTCGATCCCGCAGAACGGCCTCGAGAACTCCTCGCTCACACTCGGGATCGTCTCGGTCGCGGACCTGGGCGGCGCCGATGCCGGCGACGCCCTGCCGAGCGGTGTGGCCGCGCTCGATGCGGTCGGCATCACCGACGGCGGCGCGAGCGACTCGTTCTTCCTCGGCGCTCCGGTCGTCGGCCCCGACGGCTCGTTCCTGCCCGCCGGAGTCCGCCGTGTGAGCGACGGCGTCGACACCGACACGGTCGCCGACTGGGACATCCTCGTCTTCAACCCGGCCGACGCCGAGATCAACACCCCCACCGCGGGCACCGGCGACACCGGCGCGCCGGCCGAGGTCTCCATCCACGAGGTGCAGGGCGCGGGTGCGTCGTCGCCGCTCGTGGGCGAGGCCGTGACCGTCGAGGCCGTCGTCGTCGGCGACCACGAGGGGTCGTCGCCGACTCTGCGCGGGTTCTTCCTGCAGGAGGAGGACGCCGACGCCGACGGCGACCCGGCCACGTCCGAGGGCGTGTTCGTCTTCAACGGCAGCAGCGACTCGGTGTCGCTGGGCGATCAGGTGAAGGTCACCGGCGTCGTCTCGGAGTACTTCGGCATGACGCAGATCAGCGCGAGCGAGATCGAGGTGCTCGACTCGGGCGTCGAGCTGCCCACCCCCGCCACCATCGAGTTCCCGCTCTCGTCGGTCGACGCCCTCGAGGCGTACGAGGGCATGATCGGCACGCTGCCGCAGGAGCTGGTCGTGTCGGAGTACTTCAACTACGACCGCTTCGGCGACGTCGTCGTCGCGCTGCCCTCGCTGGAGGGCACCGACCGCGTCATGAACCCGACGGCGGTGTACGCGCCCGACAGCCCCGAGGCCGCCGAGCTTCGCGACGTCAACCTGCGCAGCCGGATCACGATCGACGACGGCAGCACGGCGTCGAATCCCGACGTCAACGTCCACCCCATCAACCGGGAGCCGTTCAGCCTGGACAACTCGTTCCGCGGCGGGGACTCCGTGACGGGTCTCACGGGGCCGATCTTCTTCTCGTTCGACCTGTACCGGATCCTGCCGTACGGCGACGGGGCCGGGTACACGGAGTACTCGCAGACCGAGGCGCCGGCCGAGCCGGAAGCCGTCGGCGGCGACCT from Microbacter sp. GSS18 harbors:
- a CDS encoding ExeM/NucH family extracellular endonuclease, whose protein sequence is MPVKRRATAVAAAAIVSIGLIGAPPAHAATGDPVLINEALMSTTGSDVEYLELYGTPGASLAGLSILVVEGNAGTSQGEIDRRLDLPSDAVLGDNGYYLLGNASVAAQYGVTPDLGLAGDFFENSSSTVALVETTSLGGKDVGDSVVGDAAIVVRDGFASVDATASTTYFGVPVLGPDGGFFPAGWGRTTAGVDTDTAGDWTLLNFTLGSPNDPTAGTFAAPASPLVINAALVSTVGSDPEYIELFGEPGTSLDGLAVVGIESDAGASNGIIDHYYPFPSYAKIGENGFYLLGNDLVGGTFGILPNQSIPQNGLENSSLTLGIVSVADLGGADAGDALPSGVAALDAVGITDGGASDSFFLGAPVVGPDGSFLPAGVRRVSDGVDTDTVADWDILVFNPADAEINTPTAGTGDTGAPAEVSIHEVQGAGASSPLVGEAVTVEAVVVGDHEGSSPTLRGFFLQEEDADADGDPATSEGVFVFNGSSDSVSLGDQVKVTGVVSEYFGMTQISASEIEVLDSGVELPTPATIEFPLSSVDALEAYEGMIGTLPQELVVSEYFNYDRFGDVVVALPSLEGTDRVMNPTAVYAPDSPEAAELRDVNLRSRITIDDGSTASNPDVNVHPINREPFSLDNSFRGGDSVTGLTGPIFFSFDLYRILPYGDGAGYTEYSQTEAPAEPEAVGGDLRVASLNALNYFVSLDTADTCGPTQDQDCRGADDREEFERQHAKLMNALVGLDADVVGLVEIENTPGVEALATIVDGEDGPDGDGSGLAGLNDVLGEGTYGYIAAGTDSVVGTDAIKTGVIYRTGAVTPYGASAVLDTPEFLNPLGADTDKNRAAVAQSFVENASGEVFSVAVNHLKSKGSECDEPGEGGLTGSCNDTRTAAAGVLADWIAGDPTGSGDADWLILGDLNSYDKEEPIVALQDAGFADLIGDYQGEYAYSYVFDGEVGYLDYVMSSQTLTGQVTGATEWHINADEPDILDYDTSFRSSTQQTFFDASTPFRASDHDAALIGLDLDGGLGSFAIEADPGEIFPPNHRMRDITLTVDPDDLAVTAISAVSSEADCCLDENDVPNDIAISDGEIAVRAERYAKEGRTYTITAAVTDGTQVVLDDVEVVVSHDRGRGRGRAL